From Lysobacter lycopersici:
GGAAACGCTGGCGCGCTACCCGTTGCTCGCGCGCCTGCTGGTCGAACTGTTCGAGGCACGCTTCGACCCGACCACCGGCCGCGAGAGCAAGGCCGAGGTCAAGGCCGGGGCGGAACGCTTCCGCGCCCAGCTCGGGGCGCTGGCCGGCGGCGAGGCCGCGGTGCTGGCAGCGATCGAGCCGGTCGTGGCCGCGCGCAGCGGCAAGCGCGAAGCGCAGGCCGAGGCGGTGCACAACGCGATCAAGGCGCTGCTCGACCGCGTGTCCAGCCTCGACGAGGACCGCATCCTGCGCAGCTACGTCGGCGTGATCGACGCCACGCTGCGCACCAGCTATTACATCCAGTACAAGGATGGGCTGCGCGCCGACGGCGGTCCCGCCGACTACGTCGCGTTCAAGCTCGATTCGTCAAGGGTACCGGACGCACCCAAGCCGCGCCCCTACCGCGAGATCTGGGTCTGCGGCCCGCGCGTGGAAGGCGTGCACCTGCGCTTCGGCCCGGTCGCGCGCGGTGGCCTGCGCTGGTCCGACCGCCGCGAGGATTTCCGCACCGAAGTCCTCGGCCTCGTGAAGGCGCAGATGGTGAAGAACACCGTGATCGTGCCGGTCGGTTCCAAGGGCGGCTTCTTCTGCAAGCAATTGCCCGATCCTTCGGTCAATCGCGACGCGTGGTTCGCCGAAGGCGTGGCCTGCTACAAGCGCTTCATCAACGGCCTGCTCGACATCACCGACAACATCGTCGACGGCAAGATCGTGCATCCGTCCAATGTCGTCCGCCACGACGCGGACGATCCGTACCTGGTCGTCGCCGCGGACAAGGGCACCGCGACCTTCTCCGACATCGCCAACGGCATCGCCCAGTCGCACGGTTTCTGGCTCGACGACGCCTTCGCCTCGGGCGGCTCGGTCGGCTACGACCACAAGGGCATGGGCATCACCGCCAAGGGCGCGTGGGAATCGGTGAAACGCCATTTCCGCGCGCTCGGCCGCGACAGCCAGAAGCAGGACTTCACCTGTGTTGGCATCGGCGACATGAGCGGCGACGTGTTCGGCAACGGCATGCTGCTGTCCAGGCACATCCGCCTCGTGGCCGCGTTCGACCACCGCCACATCTTCCTCGACCCGGATCCGGACGCGGCGTCCTCGTTCAGGGAACGCGAGCGCATGTTCAAGCTGCCGCGCTCGAGCTGGGCCGACTACGACGCCAAGCTGATCAGCAAGGGCGGCGGCATCCACCCGCGTTCGGCGAAATCCATCGCGATCACCCCGCAGGTGCGCGCCGCGCTCGGCATCGAGGACGGCGTCGCCGCGCTCAGCCCGGCGGAACTGATGTCGGCGATCCTGCGCGCGCCGGTCGACCTGCTGTGGAACGGCGGCATCGGCACCTACGTGAAGTCCAGCCGCGAAAGCAACGCCGACGTCGGCGACCGCGCCAACAACGCGCTGCGCGTCAACGGCGACCAGCTGCGCTGCAAGGTGGTGGGCGAGGGCGGCAACCTCGGTTTCACCCAGCTCGGCCGCGTCGAGGCCGCGCTGCACGGCGTGCTGCTCAACACCGACTTCATCGACAACTCCGCCGGCGTGGACACCTCGGACCACGAGGTCAACATCAAGATCCTGCTCAACGGCGAGGTGCAGCAGAAGAAGCTGACGCTGCCCGCGCGCAACACCCTGCTGGCGGCGATGACCGGCGAGGTCGAACAGCTCGTGCTCAACGACAACTACCGCCAGAACCAGGCGCTGTCGCTGATGGAACGCATGAGCCTGTCGCGGCTCGGTTCCAAGCTGCACTTCATCCGCACGCTGGAATCGCAGGGCCTGCTCGACCGCCAGATCGAGTACCTGCCCAGCGATGCCGAAGTCGCCGAACGCAAGTCGCGCGGGCAGGGCCTGACCCGGCCCGAGCTGTCGGTGCTGCTGTCCTATTCCAAGCTGGTCGCGTTCCAGCAACTGCTGGAATCGGACGTGCCCGAGGACGTTTACCTCTCGCAGGAGCTGGAACGCTACTTCCCGGAACAGCTGCAGAAGAAGTACGCGAAGGCGATGCAGGACCACCGACTGAAGCGCGAGATCATCGCCACCGCGGTGACGAACTCGACGATCAACCGCATGGGCGCGACCTTCCTGCTGCGCATGCAGGAAGACAGCGGCCGCAGCACCGGCGAGGTCGCCAAGGCCTTCACCATCACCCGCGAAACCCTGGACGCGCGCGAGTTGTGGGCGGCCATCGACGCGCTCGATGGCAAGGTCGCCGAATCGGTGCAGGTGGACGCGTTGCAGGTGATCTGGAACATGCAGCGCAGCTTCACCCGCTGGCTGCTGGCGCGCCCCGGCGCGATCCCGGACATCACCAGCGCGGTCGCGCGCTACCACGATGGCATACGCGACATCCGCCGCGGCGAAGGCATCCTCCCGGATTCGCAACGGCCCGGCTACGAAGCCAGCCTGCGCGAATGGAAGGAGAAGGGCGTTCCCGCCGAACTCGGCGGCCAGCTCGCCGCGCTGCCCTACCTCGAGCCCAGCCCGAACATCATCGAGCTGGCGGTCGAACGCAAGCTCAAGCCGGTGGACGTGGCCAAGGTCTACTTCCGCCTCGCCGACGCGCTGCGCCTGCCGTGGCTGCAGGAGCAGATCGAGGCGTTGCAGGTGGAAGGCCGCTGGCATGCGGTCGCGCGCGGCGTGCTGCGCGACGAACTCGCCGCGCAGATGCGCACGCTGACCGCGCAGGTGCTGGCGATGCCGGGCGCGAACGCGAACGACAAGGTGCAGCACTGGCTGCACCGCGACGACGCCACGCTGCGCTTCACCCTTGCGATGCTATCCGAACTCGCGACGCAGAAGTCGCTGGACTACCCGACCGCCTCGGTCGCGGTGCAGCGCCTGTCGCAGTTAGCTTCGCGAGGCTGATTCGCGCTTTCCCTCTCCCCTTGTGGGGTGAGTGGGGAATTCGAGCAGCGCAGCTGCGAGCCCGCGAACGCCCATCGGCATGCAAGCCGATGGGCAGGGGTAGGTGGCCGCAGGCCGGGAGAGGGGGCTTCGGGTTAAGCTCCCCGCATGACCCGACGCATCGCCTTCCTCGCCAGCGGCACAGACGACTCCAGCAGCGCATTGCAGGCTCTGGAAGCCGCGCATGGCCGTTGCAAGCCTGAAGAAGCGGACATCCTCGTCGCGCTCGGCGGCGACGGCTTCATGCTGCAGACGCTGCATCGCCACGGCGCGCTCGGCAAGCCGGTGTTCGGGATGAAGCTCGGCACGGTCGGCTTCCTGATGAACCATTACCGCGCCGACGACCTGCTCGAACGGCTCGAACGCGCCGAACCCGCGGTGCTGCGTCCGCTGGCGATGGAAGCGCAGACCGAATCCGGCGCGACCGTGCATTCGCTGGCCTACAACGAGGTGTCGCTGTTGCGGCAGACGCGGCAGGCGGCGCACCTGCGCATCGACCTCAACGGCCAGCCGCGCCTGGACGAACTGATCTGCGATGGCGTCATGGTGGCGACGCCCGCGGGCAGCACGGCCTACAACTTCTCCGCGAGCGGGCCGATCCTGCCGCTGGGCGCGAACGTGGTGGCGCTGACGCCGATCGCGCCGTTCCGGCCGCGGCGCTGGCGCGGGGCGGTGCTGAAGGCGGGCACCGAGGTGCGCTTCAAGGTGCTGGATCCGTACAAGCGACCGGTCAGCGCGACCGCGGATTCGCACGAGGTGCGGGACGTGGTGGAAGTGGCGATCCGCGAAGCAACGGACCGTACTGTGACGCTGCTGTTCGATCCCGAGCACAACCTCGAGGAACGGATCTTGAGCGAGCAGTTCGTGGCTTGAGAATTGTCTACGGTTCGTGGCTATCGCAAGTGGGTCATGTGCAGATCAAATTAATGTTGCCGCGGGGTGCCCGCTGCATTCTCATGCTGATGCTGTGCTCGGCTTGCAGCAGGACTGGCTTCCCCATTTCTGGTCAGGTAATTGACGATAAGGATGGAAGCGCTATCTCCAGGGCCACTATTTCCGTTAAGGAATTTCTTCCGCCGCGAAATGGTGATTTACCACGGGGTGTGGTGGTCGCGAAAACTATCAGTGATTTCCAAGGCAAATTTGAACTAATCGCACCATCAAACGACTCCCTTTTGATAGTAAGAGAGCCCGGTTGTCGGTCTGATTCATATGCGGCGCCGATTAGTGCTCTTCGAACATCCGACTCGTCAACGGAGCTAGTAATCGTTGCAATTCGACAACGTCATTGCGCTGAAAGACAGATAAGGCCTGCAGAACGTCTGCAGATCAAATGACAAGCTACCGGGATCGCGGATCACCCGCGCGAGGTAATTGGGACCGCTAGACGAATCTTGGCAACATGTAGGGCGGGTCTCGACCCGCTATAGGCACATCTGGAAACCGCTCCGATCCCGACCACTCGTCGTCGCGAACGATGTTTGCGACGGACGGTGGGGCGGGCCGCCGCAAACGCCAGCATTTGCAAACGCAGCGTCTTCGGTCGGGTGTATCTTCCGCGCCGTGGCCGGTCCTGCCGCGCGCCGACCTCGCGTCGAAAGCCAGCGGCGGGCTTGGGAGAGCTGTCATGCGACTCCTCGCGTCTGCGGTCACTCTCGCGCTGTTCGCGCTCGCTGGCCTCGCCCACGCCGCGCCCGGCGGCCTCGATCCCTCGTTCGGCGCCGGCGGCCGGGTCGTCACCGATTTCAACCTCAGCACCGACATCGCCAATGCCGTCGCGCTGCAGGCAGACGGCAAGCTCGTCGTCGTCGGCACGACCTACACCGACAACGGCTACTCCGGCGAAGACTTCGCGATCGCGCGCTACAACGCCGACGGTTCGATCGACACCAGCTTCGGTACGAACGGGCGCGTCACCACCGACTTCCCCGGGCTCGCCGCCGTGGCCTCGTCGGTGCTGGTGCAGCCCGACGGCAAAATCCTCGTCGCCGGCGGGGCATATCCGCTATTCGTCTTCCTCGGCAACTTCGAACTCGCGCGCTACAACCCCGACGGCTCGCTCGATACCGGCTTCGGCGATGGCGGCATCGTCACCACGGTGTTCCCGCACGGCAGCTACGCCTTCGCGCTGGCCTTGCAACCCGACGGCAGGATCATCGCCGCCGGCACCGACTACGTGGATTTCTCCAGCGAAGCCAACTCCGACACCGACTTCGCGATCGCACGCTACGAGGCGGACGGTTCGCCGGATTCCTCGTTCGGCAGCGGCGGCCAGGTCTCGACCGATTTCGAGCGCCTGAACGACGACGCGTTCGCCGTGTTGATCCGGCCGGACGGCCGCATCGTCGTCGTCGGTTCCTCGCGCGACCGGCTGACCGACTACGACTTCGCGGCGGCGCGGTACCTCGCGGACGGCCAGCTCGACCCCGCGTTCGGCACGGGCGGCAAGGTCAGCACCGATTTCGCCCGCGGTTTCGACCGCGCGCGCGCCGCGGCGCTGCAGCCCGACGGCAGCATCGTCGCCGCCGGGTTCGCGATCCGGACGAGCGGCATCCACGAGAATTTCGCGGCGGTGCGCTATCTCCCCGATGGTGCGCTCGACACCGCGTTCGGCGGCGATGGCAAGGTGCAGGTCAGCTTCGGCAGTTGCTGCCAGTTCGCCAACGAGGTGCTGCTGCAACGCGACGGAAAACTCGTGCTGGTCGGTTACCCGGACAGCGAATCCTCGGATTCCGACTTCACCCTTGCGCGCCTGAACCGCAACGGTTCGCTGGATCCGAACTTCGGCACCGCCGGCAAGGTCCGCACCTCGTTCGGCGACCTCAATGGCGGCGCGAACGGCGCGGTGCTGCAGCCCGACGGCAGGATCGTGGCGGTCGGCTTCCAGGCGTTCTACCCGACGCCGAAGGGCGTGCAGTTCGCGCTGGCGCGCTATCTGGCGAGGTAGCGGAACCGGGAGACAAGGACGCTCGGCTGGCATCCCCATTCACTTTCGCGTACAGTGCGCCCCGTTCGCGCACGGCTGATCCCTGATTCTAGGAAGCGTTTTCCTTAGGTAAGCCTGCCGCCGGTCGAATCGCAAGGATTCGAAGCCTGCGGCCTTTTTATCCCGCACGCCTTTCGTCGCGCAGACACGGCCCGGAGCATCCGGCGCCGTCAAACCATCGCCCGCAGCGCGGTTCCAAGGAACGCTCCGGGCCACCGCATTCCCGCGCATTGCCGGCTTCGAGGCCGTGCTGTCGCGCATGCGGACGCAACGAAGGACATTCACAACATGACGTTCGAAACCCTGGGCCTTTCGCCCGCGCTGCTGCGCACCCTGGCCGATGCCGGCTACACGCAGCCCACCGACATCCAGGCCCAGGCCATCCCGCTGGTGCTCGACGGCCGCGACGTGCTCGGCGGCGCGCAGACCGGCACCGGCAAGACCGCCGCGTTCGGCCTGCCGTTGCTGCAGCGCCTGGCCAAGGCCACGCCGCCCAACGGCCCGCGCAAGGCGCGCGCGCTGGTGCTGGTACCCACCCGCGAGCTGGCGGTGCAGGTCGCCGACAGCCTCAAGACCTACGGCCGTGGCCTGCGCCTCGGCACGACCACGCTGTTCGGCGGCGCCGGCATGCAGCCGCAGATAGACAGCCTGCGTCGCGGCACCGACATCGTTGTCGCCTGCCCGGGACGCCTGCTCGATCACCTCGAACGCGGCACGGTCAAGCTCGACGCGATCGAAGTTCTCGTCCTCGACGAAGCCGACCGCATGCTCGACATGGGCTTCCTGCCGGCGATCAAGCGCATCGTGAACCGCGTTCCGAACGACCGGCAGACGCTGCTGTTCTCGGCCACGTTCGAGGAACGCATCAAGGGCCTCGCGCTGGATTTCATGCGCGACCCGCAACAGGTGCAGGTCGCGGCGAACAACACCATCGCCGAGACCATCGTGCACCGGGTGCATCCGGTCGATGGCGCGCGCAAGCGCGACCTGCTGATCGAGATCCTGAGCCAGCGCCATACCGACCAGGTGCTGGTGTTCGGCAAGACCAAGCACGGCGCCAACCGCCTCGCCGAACAGCTGGAAAAAGCCGGGCTCAAGGCCGCGGCGATCCACGGCAACAAGAGCCAGGCGCAGCGGCAGAAGGCGCTGGATGCGTTCAAGGCCGGCAAGGTGCGCGTGCTGGTCGCGACCGACGTCGCCGCGCGCGGGCTCGACATCCCGCAGCTGCCACTGGTGATCAACCACGACCTGCCGATGGTCGCCGAGGATTACGTGCATCGCATTGGCCGCACCGGCCGCGCCGGCGCGAGCGGCGAAGCGCTGTCGCTGGTGTCGCCGGAGGAGGGCGGCCTGCTGCGCCAGATCCAGCGCATGCTCAAGGCCGAGATCGTGATGGAAACGGTCGCCGGCTATGCGCCGAGCAAGCCGATCCGGCTCGATGCGCCGATCCCGAAGAACGGTGGCGGGCAGCGGCCGGCCGGTGGCCAGCGTCCGCCACGCAAGCCGGCGCACCGCGCGCACGGCAAGCCGCAATCGCGCGCTCCGCAGGCGCATGCGGGCACGCCGCAGCGCAAGGAAGGGCAGGGCCAGCGTCGTCGCGGCGGGCGCAACGGTCGGGCCTGATCGCGCTTCCAGTGGGAGCGGCTTTAGCCGCGACAGCAGTCGGGCCCGTCGCTTTTAACAGACGAATGGCTGTTCAACGCCCTCCCACAAGTCGCAATCGCTGCGACCCCGACGCGGCACAATGCCGGCATGGAATCGGTTCCCGCCCAGCCGCTGGTCGTCGCGATCACCTCGCGTGCGCTGTTCTCGATGGAGGACAGCCACGGCCTGTTCGAACGCGAGGGCGTAGAGGCGTTCCGCGCGCACCAGCACGCGCGTGAGGACCAGCCGCTGTCGCCGGGTGTCGCGTTCCCGCTGGTGCGCAAGCTGCTGGCGCTGAACGCGAACGCGCCACCGGGCGCGCCGCATGTGGAAGTCATCCTGCTGTCGCGCAATTCCGCCGACACCGGCCTGCGCGTGTTCAATTCCATCCAGCACCACGGCCTGGACATCGTGCGCGCCACGTTCACCTCCGGCGCGCCGGTGTGGCCCTACATCAAGCCATTCGGCGCGCAACTGTTCCTGTCGGCGAATCCCGAATCCGTCCGGCGCGCGCTGGACGCCGGCGTGGCCGCCGCGACGATCCTCCCCGCGCAAGCGAGCGAATCGCCGCGCGAACAGCTGCGCATCGCCTTCGACGGCGACGCGGTGATCTTCGGCGACGAGGGCGAACGCGTGTCGCGCGCGCAGGGCATCGAGGCCTTCGGCGCGCACGAACGCGACAAGGCGCACGAACCGCTGTCCGGCGGGCCGTTCCGCGGCTTCCTCGACGCATTGCACCGGTTGCAGGAGGCGTTCCCGACGGGCGATGCCTCGCCGATCCGCACCGCGCTGGTCACCGCGCGTTCGGCGCCGGCGCACGAACGCGTGATCCGCACCCTGCGCGAATGGGGCGTGCGCCTGGACGAGGCGCTGTTCCTCGGCGGCCGCGACAAGGGCGCGTTCCTCGAAGCCTTCGGCGCCGACATCTTCTTCGACGATTCGCAGCACAACATCGAATCCGCGCGCCGGCACGTCGCCGCCGGGCACGTGCCGCACGGCATCGCCAACGACTGAACCGCGCGATCAGTTCGCCGGCAGGCGCAGGTCGGACAGTTTCCAGGACAGCCACTTGCGTTCGAACACGAACACCACCGGGCGACCTTCTGCGCTGTCGACGGTGGCGGTGAAGCGCGAGGGCGATTCGAATTTCGTTTTCGCGTGCAGCAGCGGGTCGGCGGCATCGTCCTTCTCGCCGACCGGCGCCTTGCCGGTCACGCGGTGGGACAGCGCGCGGCCTTCGAGCAGCAGGGCGATCCCCAGCGGCGACACCATCGCGTCGACGGCCTTGTCGCTGATCTCGCCGATCAGGACGCGGCCGCGGTCGTCGCCGACGACGCGTCCGAACGGCGACGTCGCGCTGGCGAGCAGGCGTTTCGCGACCTTGGCGCGCACGTTCGCGCGCAGGGTCGGGAAATCGACGTAGCGTTCGAGCTTGTTCGGGTCGCGCGCCTCGATCGCGGAATGGATCCCGCGGATCGCGAGATACGGACCCGCCACGCCGTAACCCAGCAACAGCACCAGCACGACCGCCAGTGCAACCAGCCACTTCTTCATGTCAGAACTCCAGGTCCAGCGCTGCGCAAAGATAATCCACCAGCGGCGCCAGCGCCTGCAGGTCCTTTTCCAGCGTCGTGAGCAGGCGCGGCCCGACCATGGCCGCGTCGTCGATGGCGCGCACGGCGACGAAGTTCTTGTGGCGCAGGTCGTCGATGAAGCGGAAATCGGCGGGGAAGCCGGGCGGATTGCGCACCAGCATTTCGTCGCTTTCGAGATCGAAACGCTTGCGGAACGCGGGCGCGTGCGCCGCGGCCTGCCAGCCACCGGGGTTGTCGACGATGAACTGGCGGATCCTGCGCAGCGCCGGCGTGGAGGGATGCCAGATGCCGCCGGCGACGAAGCATTCGCCCGGCTGCAGGTGCAGGTAGAACGACGGCGCCTCGACCTGGCGCGAACGCGCGTGGAACAGGCGCGCGCCCTGCCAGTTCTTGTACGGGGTCTTGTCGCCGGAAAAGCGCGTATCGCGATGGATGCGGAACAGCGAGCCGCCAACGCCCTTGGGTTCGGAACGATAGTGTTCGCTGATCGCCGCCAGCGCTGGCTGCAGGTCGCCGAGCAGGCGCTGGAACGGTTCGCGCACCGCGGCGTCGTATTCGGCCTTGCGCGCGAGGAACCACGCGCGCTCGTTGTGGCGGGCGAGGCCGCGCAGGAACTTGAAACTGGCGTCGCTGAAATACGTGGTCATCGCAAGGAACCCTCGATCTCGCGGCCCCAGGCTTCGAGCCGGCCGAGCAACGCCAGTTTCGCATCGTCGCCGGCGTGTTCGCCGCGCAGGGTTTCGATTTCGGAGAAAAAGGCGGGCAGGGTGGATTCCGACAGTCCCGAGTCCGTGAGCAGGCGTTCGCGGCGGTAGCCGTCCCAGCGCTCGCGTTCGGCCGCGGAAAGCATCGCCGGCCAGTTGCGCGCGCGGTAGCGGAACAGCAGTTCCGGCAGGCGCGGGTCGCGGAACGCGAATTGCGCCAGCCCGAGCGCTTCCGGCGGCATGCTGCGCACCTGCGGGAACAGGCGCCGGTCGGCGTCGTCGATGAAGCCGTCGTACAGCGCGCCATCGGCGTCGGCCGGCCCGCGTTCGGCTTCGACGGTGTAGACATTACGCAGTTTTTCCGCCAGCGCCGGACCGGCGGCGCGCAGGCGCGCGGCACGGGTTTCGGCTTCAGCCGGATCGATGCCGAGGCGTTCGAAATCCGCTGGACGCAAATGATCCCAGGCAACCAGCGCGGGGCATTTGTTGAAATGCACTTCCTTCAGCGCGATGCGTTCCTCGCCTTCGCCGAGCTGGTCGCGGCGCAGGTACATGCGTGCAGCAATCGTTTCGGCATCGAGTTCGAGCAGGGCGCCCGGATCGGATGCCAGGTCGAACACGATCATGCGCCCGTCGATGCGCGGATGCCGCGCCAGCGGAACCACCGGCGCGGCACTCATGCGGCTGGCCGGATAGCGCTGCGACACGTGCAGCAGCGGCGCCATCGCTACCGGATCCAGCAGCGAAGCGGCGAAGCGCTTGTCGCGCAGTTTCAGCGCGTAGTCCCAGAGCCGCGGTTGCGCCTTGCGGAACAACCGGGCGAGGCCGATCGTCGCGCGCACGTCGCTCAAGGCCTCGTGCGCGTCGCCGACGCGCAGGCCGTTGTCCTCGGCCAGGTGTTCGAGCTTGAAGCTGGTGCCGCCGCCGTCCTCGCGCGCCCGCCACGCGATGCCTTCCGGCCGCAGCGCGTGCATCAGCCGCAGCGCGTCGAGCAGGTCCCAGCGCGAATTGCCGCCGCGCCATTCGCGTTCGTAGGGATCGTAAAAGTCGCGATACAGGCCATGACGCACGAACTCGTCGTCGAAGCGCAGCGAGTTGTAGCCGGCGCTGCAGGTTCCGGGCCGCGCCATCTCGTCGTTGATGCGCGCGAACGCCGCGGCCTCGTTCATCCCGTCGCGCAGCGCGTCCTGCGGCGCGATGCCGGTGATCAGGGTCGCGACCGGCGCGGGCAGCAGGTCGTCGGCCGGTTTGACGAAGAACGAAATCGGCTCCTCGACCTCGTCCAGCGCCTCGTTGGTGCGGATCGCCGCGAACTGCGCGATGCGGCTGCGACGCGGGTCGGTGCCGAAGGTTTCGAGGTCGTAGAAGAGGAAGGAAGCGGTCATGTCGCCATTGTAGGAGCGGCTTTAGCCGCGACCATAGGAAATCGCCGCATTGGCTTCGATTGCAGGAGCGCCCGTCCGGGCGCGACAGGCATGGTCACATGAAGATCGCGCCGAAATGGGCGCTCCTACAGGGGTTCCAGCTTCGCCAGCACCTCGGCATCGACCGCAGCCCAGTCGACGCCGTCCAGCGAATCCAGGCCGCGGGTCGCGGCTTCGAGGATCCCGCGCTGCACCTCGCTGCGGTGCAGGGCGACGGAGTAGGGAATGCGCATGAAGCTGACCATGGCGTAATGCGGCACGAAGCGGCCCGGGTGCCGTTCCTGCAGCGCGAGTTCCAGCTGGCGCTGCAGCAGGAAGGCCGAATCGTCGACCTTGTCGCGCATCTCGATGTAGTTCTCCAGCGCCATTTGCTGGATCGCTTCCGCATCCGGCTTGCGTTGCGCTTCGAACGCGGCGAAGGCGTCTTCCAGCGAATCCTGGCCGCCGAGATGATTCGCCAGCGCCACGCAATCCTCGAACGCGCAGTTCATGCCCTGGCCGTGGAACGGCACCATCGCGTGCGCGGCGTCGCCGATCAGCACCGCGCGGCCGTCGAGGTGCCAGCGGTCGAGGTAGAGCGTGGCGAGCATGCCGGTCGGGTTGGCTTCGTAATCGCGGCGCAGGTTCGGGATCAGCGGCAGCGCGTCGGCGAAATCGCGTTCGAACAGCGCCTGCGCCTGGTCCGCGGTCTTCACCAACTCGAAGCAGGGGTATTCGCCACCGTGTGGCATGAACAGCGTGACGGTAAAGGTGCGTTCGTCGTTGGGCAGGGCGATGCACATGTAGTGCCCGCGCGGCCAGATGTGCAGCGCGTTCGGTTCGATGCGGAAATCGCCGTCGGCGGTCGGCGGGATCTCCAGTTCCTTGTAGCCGTGGTCCAGCCACTCGGTGCGTTCGTTCAGCGCGACGTGCGGCGCCATCTGTCCGCGCAATGCGGAGCCCGCGCCATCGGCACCGACCAGGGCATGGAACGGTCGCGCGGTTCCGACGCCATCCGCCTGGCGGAAATGCGCGAGCCCGGCGTCGAAATCCACGCGCTCGAGCCCGTGGTCGAAATGCAGGCGTGCGCCCGCGGCCTGCGCGGCGTCGAGCAGGGCGATGTTGAGTTCGCCGCGGCTCACCGACCAGATCACCTCGGAGTCGTCGCGGCCGTAGCGTTGCAAGCCCGGCTCGCCGTGCAGCGGATGCACGAAACGCCCGCGCATCATCACCGCCTTGGCCATCACCGCGTCGTCGACGTTCGCCTGCCGCAATGCGTGGCGGCCGCGTTCAGCCAGCGCGAGGTTGATCGAACGCCCGCCGGCGTAGCCGTGCACGCGCGGATCGCCGCGTTTTTCGTACACGTCCACGGCCCAACCGCGTTGCGCGAGC
This genomic window contains:
- the sbcB gene encoding exodeoxyribonuclease I — encoded protein: MTASFLFYDLETFGTDPRRSRIAQFAAIRTNEALDEVEEPISFFVKPADDLLPAPVATLITGIAPQDALRDGMNEAAAFARINDEMARPGTCSAGYNSLRFDDEFVRHGLYRDFYDPYEREWRGGNSRWDLLDALRLMHALRPEGIAWRAREDGGGTSFKLEHLAEDNGLRVGDAHEALSDVRATIGLARLFRKAQPRLWDYALKLRDKRFAASLLDPVAMAPLLHVSQRYPASRMSAAPVVPLARHPRIDGRMIVFDLASDPGALLELDAETIAARMYLRRDQLGEGEERIALKEVHFNKCPALVAWDHLRPADFERLGIDPAEAETRAARLRAAGPALAEKLRNVYTVEAERGPADADGALYDGFIDDADRRLFPQVRSMPPEALGLAQFAFRDPRLPELLFRYRARNWPAMLSAAERERWDGYRRERLLTDSGLSESTLPAFFSEIETLRGEHAGDDAKLALLGRLEAWGREIEGSLR
- a CDS encoding DUF2461 domain-containing protein, translated to MTTYFSDASFKFLRGLARHNERAWFLARKAEYDAAVREPFQRLLGDLQPALAAISEHYRSEPKGVGGSLFRIHRDTRFSGDKTPYKNWQGARLFHARSRQVEAPSFYLHLQPGECFVAGGIWHPSTPALRRIRQFIVDNPGGWQAAAHAPAFRKRFDLESDEMLVRNPPGFPADFRFIDDLRHKNFVAVRAIDDAAMVGPRLLTTLEKDLQALAPLVDYLCAALDLEF
- a CDS encoding DUF2939 domain-containing protein, whose protein sequence is MKKWLVALAVVLVLLLGYGVAGPYLAIRGIHSAIEARDPNKLERYVDFPTLRANVRAKVAKRLLASATSPFGRVVGDDRGRVLIGEISDKAVDAMVSPLGIALLLEGRALSHRVTGKAPVGEKDDAADPLLHAKTKFESPSRFTATVDSAEGRPVVFVFERKWLSWKLSDLRLPAN
- a CDS encoding FAD-dependent oxidoreductase, which codes for MSMSARHITIIGGGLAGALLATLLAQRGWAVDVYEKRGDPRVHGYAGGRSINLALAERGRHALRQANVDDAVMAKAVMMRGRFVHPLHGEPGLQRYGRDDSEVIWSVSRGELNIALLDAAQAAGARLHFDHGLERVDFDAGLAHFRQADGVGTARPFHALVGADGAGSALRGQMAPHVALNERTEWLDHGYKELEIPPTADGDFRIEPNALHIWPRGHYMCIALPNDERTFTVTLFMPHGGEYPCFELVKTADQAQALFERDFADALPLIPNLRRDYEANPTGMLATLYLDRWHLDGRAVLIGDAAHAMVPFHGQGMNCAFEDCVALANHLGGQDSLEDAFAAFEAQRKPDAEAIQQMALENYIEMRDKVDDSAFLLQRQLELALQERHPGRFVPHYAMVSFMRIPYSVALHRSEVQRGILEAATRGLDSLDGVDWAAVDAEVLAKLEPL